TTCGCCTACCGAGGAGAACTGGTAGATACGATTGTGTTTGCCAATGCGGGTCGGACCTTTGAGGATCACATGCGGCCCGATGACAGTCCCCTCGCCGATTTCAACACCTGCGCCGATGATCGACCAAGGGCCGACCTCAACGTCGGCGGCCAGAACGGCCGACGGATCGATGATTGCGCGAGGGTCAATCAAACTCATAGTTTGCGTTCCGCACAGATGATCTCGGCAGAGCACACCGGCTTGCCGTCCACCGAAGCCTGGCACTCAAACTTCCAGATCTGGCGTTTGCAGCTGATGAACTTGGCTTCCAGGATCAACTGGTCACCCGGGGTGACCGGGTTGCGGAAACGCAACTTGTCGGAGCCCACGAAATAGTAAAGCGTGCCGTCGGCAGGCTTGAGGTCGAGCATTTTGAAACCAAGGATACCGGCAGCCTGGGCCATCGCTTCGATGATCAACACGCCCGGCATGATTGGATGCGCGGGAAAGTGACCGTTGAAGAACGGTTCGTTGATGCTGACATTCTTGTAGGCACGAATGCGCTTTTCCTCAACATTGAGGTCCACTACACGATCCACGAGCAGGAACGGGTAACGGTGAGGCAGGTATTCGCGAATCTCGTTGATGTCCATCATTTCGGGGGGAAGCCTGTAATAAAGATTGGGGGCGGGCGAACTAAACGCACGCCCCGCTAGCAAATCAAGGAGGCAGTCTAGCGGCTGTGCACACTTGATATGGAAATGGTATCAGCCTTCTGATGAAGCATTACCGCCAGGGGTCACGTCCCCAACACGCTTTTCCAGCTGTTTGAGACGTCGAGCCATGTCGTCGAGCTGCCTCAAACGTGCTGCACTCTTGCGCCACTCAGCCGCAGGCTGCATGGCGGTACCGGACGAATAGGCCCCTGGCTCGGTAATCGAGTGGGTCACCATGGTCATGCCGGTGATGAAGACGTTGTCGCAAATGTCGATATGCCCCACCAGCCCAACACCACCAGCGAGCATGCAATGCTTGCCGATCTTGGTGCTGCCGGAGATGCCCACACAGGCGGCCATGGCGGTGTGATCGCCAATCTGCACGTTGTGGGCAATCTGGATCTGGTTGTCGAGCTTCACGCCATTACCGATCACGGTATCGGCCAGGGCCCCACGATCGACCGCG
The Pseudomonas poae DNA segment above includes these coding regions:
- a CDS encoding beta-hydroxyacyl-ACP dehydratase, coding for MMDINEIREYLPHRYPFLLVDRVVDLNVEEKRIRAYKNVSINEPFFNGHFPAHPIMPGVLIIEAMAQAAGILGFKMLDLKPADGTLYYFVGSDKLRFRNPVTPGDQLILEAKFISCKRQIWKFECQASVDGKPVCSAEIICAERKL